The following proteins are encoded in a genomic region of Agromyces sp. CF514:
- a CDS encoding C40 family peptidase has protein sequence MKPATVFSTVAIGAVAASVAAAGGPAMADPDYPSWSDIEQAKANEATKQAEIDRVGALLTGLQVAADAAAEASMKADEAWRVAVDERDRAADREQKLGAQADEADAVAEISKMRAGLLAAHLAKSGGGDLSAELMLSGDDASKLLHQLGMASKLGEQANEVYEQAKVDRNTADALRAQAADAAAERERLAALAETRADEAAAAADAANAAVAEQQQRSQELYAQLASLQGTTAELERERAEGQAREAAEAAAAARAAAEAAAAAAAEEAANGGGGDGGGSGGGGGGGEGGGQPGGGGTPAPGPPNSGAVETAIWFASQQLGEPYVLGGAGPNVWDCSGLTQAAYGYAGIGIGTHSATNQYYTLAARGKAVPLSQIQRGDLLFWGGGGDYYHVAIYLGGGRILEAPREGVPVREYFIWGSPAAAARPAG, from the coding sequence GTGAAGCCCGCGACTGTGTTCTCGACCGTCGCGATCGGCGCCGTCGCGGCATCCGTCGCCGCCGCCGGAGGCCCTGCGATGGCGGACCCCGACTACCCGTCGTGGAGCGACATCGAGCAGGCGAAGGCCAACGAGGCGACCAAGCAGGCCGAGATCGATCGCGTCGGCGCGCTGCTCACGGGGCTGCAGGTGGCAGCGGATGCCGCGGCCGAGGCCTCCATGAAGGCCGACGAGGCGTGGCGGGTCGCCGTCGACGAGCGCGATCGCGCGGCGGACCGTGAGCAGAAGCTCGGCGCCCAGGCCGACGAGGCCGACGCCGTGGCCGAGATCTCGAAGATGCGGGCGGGGCTCCTCGCGGCGCACCTGGCGAAGTCCGGCGGGGGAGACCTGTCGGCCGAGCTCATGCTCTCGGGCGACGACGCGAGCAAGCTCCTGCACCAGCTGGGCATGGCGTCCAAGCTCGGCGAGCAGGCGAACGAGGTCTACGAGCAGGCGAAGGTCGACCGCAACACGGCCGATGCGCTTCGAGCGCAGGCAGCGGATGCCGCGGCCGAACGCGAGCGCCTCGCGGCCCTCGCCGAGACGCGAGCCGACGAGGCGGCCGCCGCAGCGGATGCCGCGAACGCCGCGGTCGCCGAACAGCAGCAGCGATCGCAGGAGCTCTACGCGCAGCTCGCGAGCCTGCAGGGCACGACGGCCGAGCTCGAGCGCGAACGTGCGGAGGGCCAGGCGCGCGAGGCGGCCGAGGCCGCGGCGGCAGCCCGGGCGGCGGCCGAGGCCGCTGCCGCAGCGGCTGCCGAGGAGGCCGCGAACGGCGGTGGGGGCGACGGCGGCGGATCCGGTGGCGGAGGCGGCGGAGGCGAAGGCGGCGGCCAGCCCGGCGGCGGTGGCACCCCGGCCCCCGGGCCGCCCAACTCCGGAGCGGTCGAGACGGCGATCTGGTTCGCGAGCCAGCAGCTCGGCGAGCCGTACGTGCTCGGCGGTGCGGGCCCCAACGTCTGGGACTGCTCGGGCCTCACGCAGGCCGCCTACGGCTACGCGGGCATCGGCATCGGCACGCACTCGGCGACGAACCAGTACTACACGCTCGCCGCACGAGGCAAGGCCGTGCCGCTCTCGCAGATCCAGCGCGGCGACCTGCTCTTCTGGGGCGGAGGCGGCGACTACTACCACGTCGCGATCTACCTCGGCGGCGGACGCATCCTCGAGGCGCCCCGCGAGGGCGTGCCCGTGCGCGAGTACTTCATCTGGGGCTCACCCGCGGCGGCCGCCCGGCCGGCTGGCTGA
- a CDS encoding site-specific integrase, translating into MTHPAREVKRPSMRESISPVSRALTLEQIGTLLDLIPDGVYRRYFAALVYTGMRAGEATTLRVGDVDFGRGVIRVSRSLSPGMRGELIEQSPKSHKSRDVPLIDALRPYAEAAARGKRGSDLLFDGPDGGRLTNHNARRAVNWEELREAIGRPDLRIHDLRHTFATILFDAGATAPDVQATLGHSSLQVTERYSRAREGVALRAGAALNDALRRADESTDASAPKTAANSEAKTTHPEPEMAQRRTRRTLNGTLMAQPHRRPRGMTR; encoded by the coding sequence GTGACCCACCCCGCCCGCGAGGTGAAACGGCCGAGCATGCGCGAGTCGATCTCGCCGGTGTCGCGAGCGCTCACGCTCGAGCAGATCGGCACGCTGCTCGACCTCATCCCTGACGGCGTCTACCGCCGATACTTCGCCGCGCTCGTCTACACGGGTATGCGCGCGGGCGAGGCGACCACGCTGCGCGTCGGCGACGTCGACTTCGGGCGCGGCGTCATCCGGGTCAGCCGATCGCTGAGCCCGGGCATGCGCGGCGAGCTCATTGAGCAGTCGCCCAAGAGCCACAAGTCGAGAGATGTCCCGCTGATCGACGCCCTGCGCCCGTACGCCGAAGCCGCGGCACGAGGCAAGCGGGGGAGCGATCTGCTCTTCGACGGACCCGACGGAGGCCGCCTCACGAATCACAACGCGCGCCGCGCGGTGAACTGGGAGGAGCTGCGCGAGGCGATCGGCCGGCCCGACCTGCGCATCCACGACCTGCGGCACACCTTCGCGACCATCCTGTTCGACGCCGGCGCCACTGCGCCGGACGTGCAGGCGACCCTCGGCCACTCGAGCCTGCAGGTCACCGAGCGCTACTCACGCGCTCGCGAGGGGGTCGCGCTCCGAGCCGGTGCAGCGCTGAACGATGCGCTCAGGCGAGCCGACGAAAGCACCGATGCAAGCGCGCCCAAGACCGCCGCCAACAGCGAAGCCAAGACAACTCATCCAGAACCAGAAATGGCACAACGCCGAACCAGGCGAACCCTTAATGGCACATTAATGGCACAGCCTCACCGGCGGCCTCGCGGAATGACCCGCTGA
- the ppa gene encoding inorganic diphosphatase: MGEYAAVIEIPKGSRNKYEVDHETGRVFLDRVLYTTFVYPTDYGYFENTLGLDGDPVDVLVLLDYPLFPGVGVKVRPVGVFNMTDDGGSDAKVIAVPAGDPRWNHIQDVNDIPEFTRKEIEHFFEHYKDLEPGKWVKTEGWGDAAEADAIIQAGIEAFPGH; encoded by the coding sequence ATGGGCGAGTACGCCGCCGTCATCGAGATCCCCAAGGGGAGCCGCAACAAGTACGAGGTCGACCACGAGACCGGCCGGGTGTTCCTCGACCGCGTGCTCTACACGACCTTCGTCTACCCGACCGACTACGGCTACTTCGAGAACACGCTCGGCCTCGACGGCGACCCGGTCGACGTGCTCGTGCTGCTCGACTACCCGCTGTTCCCGGGCGTGGGCGTCAAGGTGCGCCCCGTCGGCGTCTTCAACATGACCGACGACGGCGGCAGCGACGCCAAGGTCATCGCGGTTCCGGCCGGCGACCCCCGCTGGAACCACATCCAGGACGTGAACGACATCCCCGAGTTCACGCGCAAGGAGATCGAGCACTTCTTCGAGCACTACAAGGACCTCGAGCCCGGCAAGTGGGTCAAGACCGAGGGCTGGGGCGACGCGGCCGAAGCCGACGCCATCATCCAGGCGGGCATCGAGGCGTTCCCCGGTCACTGA
- a CDS encoding M23 family metallopeptidase, which produces MKRTRSRTSTARTRRLVAGLAVIAAALVGAVQPVASPQVAFAADYPTWDELQEAKANTKAGAAAVVEITGLIAQLEDNVAATRAEAERRTDELIVAQQAYDDAVYRADQIQAQADAAAKQAAEAEANAGQVAAQLYRAGTGDVGVSLFLDAGDSVATETLLGKLGSMEKMVERTSAIYDGANEAANTATALAGQADVAQAEREKLRIAAEEALAAAQAAQAAAEAALAESEAKKVELEAQLKFLKDTEAKTSKAYEEGERIRKEEERKRREAEEKRRQEALANGSPGTVASSGWALPAWGSITGNYGPRSSICTSGGCSSSFHYAVDLGTGCGAPIYAANSGVVRYAGWSGTYGNYVQIDHGGGVWTGYAHIVEGGILVGYGQWVSAGQQIAWSGTTGASTGCHLHFEVYTDGYRIDPIPFMAARGVGLG; this is translated from the coding sequence ATGAAACGCACCAGATCACGCACGTCGACCGCCCGCACCCGTCGTCTCGTCGCGGGGCTCGCGGTCATCGCCGCCGCGCTCGTGGGAGCCGTGCAGCCGGTCGCCTCGCCGCAGGTCGCGTTCGCCGCCGACTACCCCACGTGGGACGAGCTGCAGGAGGCGAAGGCCAACACGAAGGCCGGCGCGGCAGCCGTGGTCGAGATCACCGGCCTCATCGCCCAGCTCGAGGACAACGTCGCGGCCACGCGTGCCGAGGCCGAGCGCCGCACCGACGAGCTCATCGTCGCCCAGCAGGCCTACGACGATGCGGTGTACCGCGCCGACCAGATCCAGGCCCAGGCGGATGCCGCGGCGAAGCAGGCGGCCGAGGCCGAGGCCAACGCGGGCCAGGTGGCCGCGCAGCTGTACCGCGCGGGCACGGGCGACGTGGGCGTGAGCCTGTTCCTCGACGCCGGGGACTCGGTCGCGACCGAGACCCTGCTCGGCAAGCTCGGCAGCATGGAGAAGATGGTCGAGCGCACCTCGGCGATCTACGACGGCGCGAATGAGGCGGCGAATACGGCGACCGCGCTCGCGGGGCAGGCCGACGTGGCGCAGGCCGAGCGCGAGAAGCTGCGCATCGCCGCCGAGGAGGCGCTCGCCGCCGCCCAGGCGGCGCAGGCCGCGGCGGAAGCCGCACTCGCCGAGTCCGAGGCGAAGAAGGTCGAGCTCGAGGCGCAGCTGAAGTTCCTGAAGGACACCGAGGCCAAGACCTCGAAGGCCTACGAGGAGGGCGAGCGCATCCGCAAGGAGGAGGAGCGCAAGCGCCGTGAGGCCGAAGAGAAGCGACGTCAGGAGGCGCTGGCGAACGGCTCGCCCGGCACGGTCGCGAGTTCGGGCTGGGCGCTGCCGGCCTGGGGTTCGATCACGGGCAACTACGGCCCGCGCTCCTCGATCTGCACCTCGGGCGGATGCTCGAGCAGCTTCCACTACGCCGTCGACCTCGGTACCGGATGCGGCGCCCCGATCTACGCGGCGAACAGCGGCGTGGTGCGCTACGCCGGCTGGTCGGGCACCTACGGCAACTACGTGCAGATCGACCACGGCGGCGGGGTCTGGACCGGCTACGCGCACATCGTCGAGGGCGGCATCCTCGTGGGCTACGGCCAGTGGGTGTCGGCGGGCCAGCAGATCGCCTGGAGCGGCACGACCGGCGCCTCCACGGGCTGCCACCTGCACTTCGAGGTCTACACCGACGGATACCGCATCGACCCGATCCCGTTCATGGCTGCGAGGGGGGTCGGCCTTGGTTGA
- the ftsH gene encoding ATP-dependent zinc metalloprotease FtsH, with amino-acid sequence MNMKKILRGPIIYILLAIVAVWIGTSLITASGFKEVSTQQGLEFLKDDKVASAKMVDGENRVDLTLTSADDEFGKQVQFYYVTPRGADVVAAIDEANPKDGFNDEVPQPNWFLSMLGILLPLVLIGLFFWIMLSGMQGGGNRVMQFGKSKAKLVSKESPKVTFDDVAGSDEAIEELEEIKDFLKEPAKFQAVGARIPKGVLLYGPPGTGKTLLARAVAGEAGVPFYSISGSDFVEMFVGVGASRVRDLFDQAKQNAPAIIFVDEIDAVGRHRGAGLGGGHDEREQTLNQLLVEMDGFDPKTNVILIAATNRPDILDPALLRPGRFDRQIGVDAPDLKGRQKILEVHSKGKPLAKGVDLEVLARKTPGFTGADLANVLNEAALLTARSNAQLIDNRALDEAVDRVIAGPQRRSRVMKDKEKLITAYHEGGHALAAAAMNYTDPVTKITILPRGRALGYTMVMPLEDKYSVSRNELLDQLTYAMGGRVAEEIVFHDPSTGASNDIEKATSTARKMVTEYGMSSNVGAVKLGQSQGEVFLGRDMGHQRDYSEEIAMRVDGEVRTLIEQAHDEAWQVLNDNRDILDRLAAELLEHETLDHNQIAEIFTNVRKLPERPLWLSSDKRPVSDIPPITFPEDKLPIDEGMVDGGVDSQDTPIEEPTPKRAPRQNPRPATA; translated from the coding sequence ATGAACATGAAGAAGATCCTGCGCGGGCCGATCATCTACATCCTGCTGGCGATCGTCGCCGTCTGGATCGGAACCAGCCTGATCACGGCCTCCGGTTTCAAAGAGGTGTCCACGCAGCAGGGCCTCGAGTTCCTGAAGGACGACAAGGTCGCCTCCGCGAAGATGGTCGACGGTGAGAACCGGGTCGACCTCACGCTCACGTCTGCCGACGACGAGTTCGGCAAGCAGGTGCAGTTCTACTACGTGACGCCCCGCGGCGCCGACGTGGTCGCCGCCATCGACGAGGCGAACCCGAAGGACGGCTTCAACGACGAGGTGCCGCAGCCGAACTGGTTCCTCTCGATGCTCGGCATCCTGCTGCCGCTCGTGCTCATCGGCCTCTTCTTCTGGATCATGCTCTCGGGCATGCAGGGCGGCGGCAACCGCGTCATGCAGTTCGGCAAGTCGAAGGCGAAGCTCGTCTCGAAGGAGAGCCCCAAGGTCACCTTCGACGACGTGGCCGGCAGCGACGAGGCCATCGAGGAGCTCGAGGAGATCAAGGACTTCCTCAAGGAGCCCGCGAAGTTCCAGGCCGTCGGCGCGCGCATCCCGAAGGGCGTGCTGCTGTACGGCCCTCCCGGAACCGGCAAGACGCTGCTCGCCCGCGCGGTCGCGGGTGAGGCGGGCGTGCCCTTCTACTCGATCTCGGGTTCCGACTTCGTCGAGATGTTCGTGGGCGTCGGCGCGAGCCGCGTGCGCGACCTCTTCGACCAGGCCAAGCAGAACGCACCGGCGATCATCTTCGTCGACGAGATCGACGCCGTCGGTCGCCACCGCGGCGCAGGACTCGGCGGCGGGCACGACGAGCGCGAGCAGACGCTCAACCAGCTGCTCGTCGAGATGGACGGCTTCGACCCGAAGACCAACGTCATCCTCATCGCGGCGACGAACCGCCCCGACATCCTCGACCCCGCCCTGCTGCGCCCCGGCCGCTTCGACCGCCAGATCGGCGTCGACGCGCCCGACCTCAAGGGCCGCCAGAAGATCCTCGAGGTGCACTCGAAGGGCAAGCCGCTCGCCAAGGGCGTCGACCTCGAGGTGCTCGCGCGCAAGACGCCCGGCTTCACGGGTGCCGACCTCGCGAACGTGCTCAACGAGGCCGCGCTGCTCACGGCGCGCTCGAACGCGCAGCTCATCGACAACCGCGCCCTCGACGAGGCCGTCGACCGCGTGATCGCCGGCCCGCAGCGCCGCTCCCGCGTCATGAAGGACAAGGAGAAGCTCATCACGGCGTACCACGAGGGCGGACACGCGCTCGCGGCGGCGGCGATGAACTACACCGACCCCGTCACGAAGATCACGATCCTGCCGCGCGGCCGCGCCCTCGGTTACACGATGGTGATGCCGCTCGAAGACAAGTACTCGGTCAGCCGCAACGAGCTGCTCGACCAGCTGACGTACGCCATGGGCGGCCGCGTCGCAGAGGAGATCGTGTTCCACGACCCCTCTACCGGTGCGTCGAACGACATCGAGAAGGCCACCTCCACGGCCCGCAAGATGGTCACCGAGTACGGCATGTCGTCGAACGTCGGCGCGGTCAAGCTCGGCCAGTCGCAGGGCGAGGTCTTCCTCGGGCGCGACATGGGCCACCAGCGCGACTACTCCGAGGAGATCGCGATGCGCGTCGACGGCGAGGTACGCACGCTCATCGAGCAGGCGCACGACGAGGCGTGGCAGGTGTTGAACGACAACCGCGACATCCTCGACCGGCTGGCTGCCGAGCTGCTCGAGCACGAGACGCTCGACCACAACCAGATCGCCGAGATCTTCACGAACGTGCGCAAGCTGCCCGAGCGCCCGCTCTGGCTCTCGAGCGACAAGCGGCCCGTCTCGGACATCCCGCCGATCACGTTCCCCGAAGACAAGCTCCCCATCGACGAGGGCATGGTCGACGGAGGCGTCGACTCCCAGGACACCCCGATCGAGGAGCCCACGCCCAAGCGCGCACCGCGTCAGAACCCGCGACCCGCGACGGCCTA
- the hpt gene encoding hypoxanthine phosphoribosyltransferase: MYASEIEADLTEVLVTEAEIHAKLAELARRIEADYEGKDILLVGVLKGAVMVMADLARELRSHVSMDWMAVSSYGAGTKSSGVVKILKDLDTDLTGRHVLIAEDIIDSGLTLSWLLENLESRGAASIEICALLRKPDAAKVEIDVKYLGFDIPNQFVVGYGLDYAERYRNLRDVAILAPHVYS; this comes from the coding sequence ATGTACGCGAGCGAGATCGAAGCCGACCTGACCGAGGTCCTCGTCACCGAAGCCGAGATCCACGCGAAGCTCGCCGAGCTCGCCCGCCGCATCGAGGCCGACTACGAGGGCAAGGACATCCTGCTCGTCGGCGTGCTGAAGGGCGCGGTCATGGTGATGGCCGACCTCGCGCGCGAGCTGCGCTCGCACGTCAGCATGGACTGGATGGCGGTCTCGAGCTACGGCGCCGGCACCAAGTCGTCGGGCGTGGTGAAGATCCTGAAGGACCTCGACACCGACCTCACCGGGCGCCACGTGCTCATCGCAGAAGACATCATCGACTCGGGCCTCACGCTCTCGTGGCTGCTCGAGAACCTCGAGTCGCGCGGCGCCGCCTCGATCGAGATCTGCGCACTGCTGCGCAAGCCCGACGCCGCGAAGGTCGAGATCGACGTCAAGTACCTCGGCTTCGACATCCCGAACCAGTTCGTCGTCGGCTACGGCCTCGACTACGCGGAGCGCTACCGCAACCTGCGCGACGTGGCGATCCTCGCGCCGCACGTCTACTCCTGA
- the tilS gene encoding tRNA lysidine(34) synthetase TilS, translated as MPPATEPGESTDAAAARRPRLTPPIADVRRAVRAVLPTEGLVLVALSGGPDSLALAAAAAFEAPRAGLRVGAVIVDHGLQAGSAEVAARAAAQASDLGLDPVIVQRVEVDGEGGPEASARRARYAALDEAARATDAACVLLGHTLDDQAETVLLGLARGSGAASLAGMPARAGRYARPLLGIRRATTAQACLDAGLDPWHDPHNVDPTYARVRVRERVLPVLEAELGPGIAEALVRTAEQLREDDDAFEAQIDELIEEICEPAEAGIAVSVGALAANPAALRQRVIRHVVGSEFGVSLSRVQTLEVARLVTDWHGQGPLELPDGVRATRAGRYVVFSTTGSTEILPHDH; from the coding sequence ATGCCTCCTGCCACCGAACCGGGCGAGTCGACGGATGCCGCGGCCGCCCGTCGCCCGCGCCTGACCCCGCCGATCGCAGACGTCCGCCGGGCGGTGCGAGCCGTGCTGCCGACCGAGGGCCTCGTGCTCGTCGCCCTCTCCGGCGGGCCGGATTCGCTCGCGCTCGCCGCGGCCGCCGCGTTCGAGGCGCCGCGTGCCGGGCTCCGCGTCGGAGCGGTGATCGTCGACCACGGGCTCCAGGCGGGCTCGGCCGAGGTCGCGGCGCGTGCGGCGGCCCAGGCGAGCGACCTCGGGCTCGATCCGGTCATCGTGCAGCGCGTCGAGGTCGACGGCGAGGGCGGGCCCGAGGCATCCGCTCGCCGTGCCCGCTACGCCGCGCTCGACGAGGCTGCGCGGGCGACGGATGCCGCGTGCGTGCTGCTCGGGCACACGCTCGACGACCAGGCCGAGACCGTGCTGCTCGGGCTCGCACGCGGATCGGGGGCCGCGAGCCTCGCCGGCATGCCCGCCCGTGCCGGGCGCTACGCGCGGCCGCTGCTCGGCATCCGCCGTGCGACCACCGCGCAGGCCTGCCTCGACGCCGGGCTCGACCCGTGGCACGACCCGCACAACGTCGACCCCACCTATGCGCGCGTGCGCGTGCGCGAACGGGTGCTGCCCGTGCTCGAGGCCGAGCTCGGCCCGGGCATCGCCGAGGCGCTCGTGCGCACGGCCGAGCAGCTGCGCGAAGACGACGACGCGTTCGAGGCCCAGATCGACGAGCTCATCGAGGAGATCTGCGAGCCCGCGGAGGCCGGCATCGCGGTGTCGGTCGGCGCGCTGGCCGCGAACCCGGCCGCACTCCGCCAGCGCGTCATCCGGCACGTCGTCGGCAGCGAGTTCGGCGTCTCGCTCTCGCGCGTGCAGACCCTCGAGGTCGCCCGGCTCGTCACCGACTGGCACGGGCAGGGGCCGCTCGAGCTTCCCGATGGGGTGCGCGCCACGCGCGCCGGCCGGTACGTCGTGTTCTCGACGACCGGCTCGACCGAGATCCTCCCGCACGACCACTAG
- a CDS encoding DUF6338 family protein, which translates to MGIPEGSLAIAAFVVLALPGFIYSGVGRWARGESATDRDAGLTVARGAVFAVALTGFYFLVFGGWLYSGLQPGASADALLIASPRLLGLIVLVFYIAVPATVSLFLHRRQIEWVRPKWAVDVRPKVKVGLEWVRLPQSKHGYNSAPSAWDYATEQNHQAWVKIKRSNGEWVGGWFTKGSFVTTYPEPRSIYIAHQFRMTDDGKYDGVDPLPGAGVFLMISDDDLVFWTNPARADQEKEDGDG; encoded by the coding sequence GTGGGAATTCCTGAGGGAAGTCTTGCCATTGCCGCGTTCGTCGTGCTCGCCTTGCCAGGGTTCATCTATTCAGGGGTTGGCCGTTGGGCACGCGGCGAGTCTGCGACAGATCGGGACGCGGGTCTCACGGTCGCTCGTGGAGCAGTTTTTGCTGTTGCGCTGACAGGGTTCTACTTTCTTGTCTTCGGCGGATGGCTCTACAGCGGCTTGCAGCCGGGTGCCAGCGCGGATGCCCTGCTGATCGCAAGCCCTCGGCTTCTCGGTCTAATCGTCCTCGTCTTCTATATCGCCGTTCCCGCCACTGTCAGCTTGTTTCTGCATCGGCGTCAGATCGAGTGGGTGCGCCCCAAATGGGCGGTGGATGTGAGACCGAAGGTGAAGGTCGGCCTCGAGTGGGTGCGGCTGCCCCAGTCCAAGCATGGCTACAACTCCGCTCCTAGCGCGTGGGACTACGCCACGGAACAGAACCACCAGGCGTGGGTGAAGATCAAACGGTCCAACGGTGAGTGGGTTGGCGGTTGGTTCACGAAGGGGTCGTTCGTCACCACCTACCCCGAACCCCGCAGCATCTACATTGCCCATCAATTCCGCATGACTGACGACGGCAAGTATGACGGTGTCGATCCCCTCCCAGGGGCAGGGGTGTTCCTGATGATTAGCGATGACGACTTAGTGTTCTGGACAAACCCCGCGCGAGCGGACCAAGAGAAGGAAGATGGCGATGGCTGA